TCGGAAGTATATTTGTCAAGTCAGACCAAAAGTTTCCATGATTCAGGAGGATAATGATCTAAGTATTTTGAAAGAAATCTGGAAAAATAGCCGACAATAAGGTTATTGCACCTAGATTATATCTAACACATTCTTCCTACCTTAAAGCATCCAAACAACAGCTCCTGCCATGAAAACACTCTGGCTTATCCGTCACGCAAAATCGTCGTGGCAACTGAATACGCTGCCCGACAATGAACGCCCGCTCAACGACCGCGGCTACCGCGATGCGCACGAAATGCCTGCACGTGTACTCACCGGCATAGCCAAACCCACGTGCATGTGGGTAAGTCCTGCCGTACGCACCTACACCACGGCGCTCATCTTCGCACGCCACCTGCGCTTCCCGTCCGAACAGTTTTCGCTTGCTCCGCAGTTGTATGAATCAGGTGTGGATGAATATCTTGATGTGCTGCGGCGCACGTCAGATACACACCAGCACGTAATGCTCTTTGGCCACAATCCGGTAATTACGCAGCTGGCCAACCGGCTTTGCAATACACATATCGAAAATGTGCCTACCTGCGGCATTGTGAGCGTTGCACACCCGCACACCAACTGGAGCGAACTTGGCAAAACACCTGCACAGCTGCTCAGCTTTGATTTCCCCAAGAAATCAAACGAAGAAATTACGCAACGCGATGCATAAGCCGGCACCGGCGCGTTAAACAATCGTTAACTGGGTGTAAGCACGGCTTTTCCGGTTATTTTTGCCACACCCTATTCCAAAGATGCTTTGCAATGCTGAGAAAAAAATTACCGTTTATCAATCGCGACATTAGCTGGCTTTCGTTCAACGAGCGTGTGCTGCAGGAAGCCGAAGATGATGCCAACCCGCTGATTGAACGGCTGAGGTTTCTGGGCATATACTCCAACAACCGCGACGAATTTTTTCGCGTGCGGGTGGCCACGCTCAAACGCATGGGCAAACTTGGCCGCAAGGCTGAATCGGTACTCGGCGCGCCGCCCGATATGCTGCTGGCGCAAATTCAGAAACGCGTGGTGGCTGCATCCCATCGCTTCGATCGTATTTACAACAAAATACTGGCCGAACTTGAAAAACACCACATCCACATCATCGACGAAAAAGAGCTTACAAAAACGCAGGGCGAATTCGTAACCGGATTTTTCCGCAACAAGGTAATGCCTTCGCTTTTCCCGATTATGCTCGACAATGCGCCAC
This genomic stretch from Bacteroidota bacterium harbors:
- a CDS encoding histidine phosphatase family protein — its product is MKTLWLIRHAKSSWQLNTLPDNERPLNDRGYRDAHEMPARVLTGIAKPTCMWVSPAVRTYTTALIFARHLRFPSEQFSLAPQLYESGVDEYLDVLRRTSDTHQHVMLFGHNPVITQLANRLCNTHIENVPTCGIVSVAHPHTNWSELGKTPAQLLSFDFPKKSNEEITQRDA